A window of Syngnathoides biaculeatus isolate LvHL_M chromosome 9, ASM1980259v1, whole genome shotgun sequence contains these coding sequences:
- the tmem186 gene encoding transmembrane protein 186 isoform X2 codes for MSGLICSALLGRLRSHLQSCMRGPCPLTAPLSFGVRPSPSKLFSLHHGCRVHLTPQITASISYSDLSTQKYDLIYKLPHIKLFRAVSRLKLLQTGITVIILPPVYILYLMGDAPLFLVNYSTGVALFAGVMLYTASHFFRRVVGMMYLDSSHSTLKVSHLTFWGRRHDIYMPVSDVLTVGDTGDFPRETILKLKRYSTRETLYFSTHFGQVVDKQCFEKVFGRLS; via the exons ATGTCGGGCTTG ATCTGTTCAGCATTACTGGGCAGGTTAAGGTCTCACCTGCAGTCATGCATGAGAGGACCATGTCCGCTCACAGCTCCGTTATCTTTTGGGGTGAGGCCTTCTCCATCCAAGCTCTTCAGCCTCCATCATGGCTGTCGTGTACACCTTACTCCCCAAATCACAGCCTCCATCAGTTACTCTGACCTGTCCACACAGAAATACGACTTGATTTATAAACTCCCCCACATTAAGCTCTTCAGAGCTGTGTCCAGgctaaaattactccaaactGGGATAACTGTGATTATCCTGCCGCCTGTGTACATTCTGTACCTAATGGGAGATGCCCCCCTCTTTCTCGTCAACTATTCGACAGGAGTAGCTCTGTTTGCTGGAGTCATGTTGTACACGGCCAGCCACTTTTTCAGGAGAGTTGTGGGAATGATGTACCTGGATTCGTCCCACAGTACACTCAAAGTGTCTCACCTGACTTTCTGGGGTAGGCGCCATGACATCTACATGCCTGTATCAGATGTTCTGACTGTTGGGGACACTGGGGACTTTCCACGTGAGACCATACTCAAACTGAAGCGATATAGCACTCGTGAGACTTTGTATTTCTCCACACATTTTGGGCAGGTGGTAGACAAACAATGTTTTGAGAAAGTCTTTGGAAGATTAAGTTGA
- the gde1 gene encoding glycerophosphodiester phosphodiesterase 1 isoform X2 yields the protein MLQLGDDVSLYSVVFVVVLLATRSPVWSGVLAGCLYLFLAMFRFPQLPASRARQVLHPVGSGKVSVVAHRGGGHDAPENTIAAIRLASKNGASGVELDLEFSADGVPILMHDESVDRTTNGSGLLSQIRYADLSKLDAAAKHRLRDKFAGEKIPRLEQAVEECIKLQLTIYFDVKGHPDEAAAALSALYKKHPVLYNTSIVCSFEPKVIYKMRHTNAQVLTALTHRPWSLSRFGDGSPRYQSLWKQNWLTLMDIVLDWAHHHLLWKLCGISAFLVQKNFVSQDYVQYWSQRGVEVIAWTVNNGVEKQHYQELLKVGYITDSLVEDCDPHY from the exons ATGCTGCAGCTAGGCGATGATGTCTCCCTTTACTCAGTCGTGTTCGTGGTGGTTCTGCTGGCCACTCGGAGCCCGGTGTGGTCCGGCGTCCTCGCCGGCTGTCTCTACTTGTTCCTGGCCATGTTCCGCTTCCCGCAGCTGCCGGCCAGCCGAGCCCGACAAGTGCTTCACCCGGTCGGATCCGGGAAGGTGTCCGTGGTTGCCCATCGGGGAGGCGGACACGACGCACCGGAAAACACAATAGCGGCCATCCGGCTG GCCAGCAAGAACGGGGCGTCCGGAGTGGAACTAGACCTGGAGTTCTCTGCAGACGGAGTCCCAATCCTGATGCACGATGAGAGCGTGGATCGAACCACAAATGGATCAGGCCTCCTCAGTCAAATCAGATATGCTGACCTGAGTAAACTTGATGCAGCCGCTAAACATCGACTCAG GGACAAGTTTGCTGGTGAAAAAATCCCAAGACTGGAACAGGCAGTGGAGGAATGCATCAAACTGCAGCTCACCATATACTTTGATGTGAAAGGACATCCAGACGAG GCAGCTGCAGCACTTTCAGCTTTGTACAAGAAGCATCCAGTCCTTTACAACACCAGCATTGTCTGCTCCTTTGAGCCCAAGGTCATCTACAAG ATGCGTCATACGAACGCACAGGTGCTGACTGCGCTGACCCACAGGCCCTGGAGCCTGAGCCGTTTTGGCGACGGCTCCCCACGTTACCAGTCACTGTGGAAACAAAATTGGCTGACATTAATGGATATCGTGTTGGACTGGGCCCACCATCACTTGCTGTGGAAGCTCTGCGGCATTTCTGCCTTCCTGGTGCAAAAGAACTTTGTCTCGca ggaCTATGTGCAGTACTGGAGCCAGAGGGGGGTGGAGGTGATTGCCTGGACCGTAAACAATGGCGTGGAGAAACAACACTACCAGGAGCTTCTGAAAGTCGGCTACATCACAGACAGCCTTGTGGAGGACTGTGACCCTCACTACTGA
- the tmem186 gene encoding transmembrane protein 186 isoform X3: MRGPCPLTAPLSFGVRPSPSKLFSLHHGCRVHLTPQITASISYSDLSTQKYDLIYKLPHIKLFRAVSRLKLLQTGITVIILPPVYILYLMGDAPLFLVNYSTGVALFAGVMLYTASHFFRRVVGMMYLDSSHSTLKVSHLTFWGRRHDIYMPVSDVLTVGDTGDFPRETILKLKRYSTRETLYFSTHFGQVVDKQCFEKVFGRLS; encoded by the coding sequence ATGAGAGGACCATGTCCGCTCACAGCTCCGTTATCTTTTGGGGTGAGGCCTTCTCCATCCAAGCTCTTCAGCCTCCATCATGGCTGTCGTGTACACCTTACTCCCCAAATCACAGCCTCCATCAGTTACTCTGACCTGTCCACACAGAAATACGACTTGATTTATAAACTCCCCCACATTAAGCTCTTCAGAGCTGTGTCCAGgctaaaattactccaaactGGGATAACTGTGATTATCCTGCCGCCTGTGTACATTCTGTACCTAATGGGAGATGCCCCCCTCTTTCTCGTCAACTATTCGACAGGAGTAGCTCTGTTTGCTGGAGTCATGTTGTACACGGCCAGCCACTTTTTCAGGAGAGTTGTGGGAATGATGTACCTGGATTCGTCCCACAGTACACTCAAAGTGTCTCACCTGACTTTCTGGGGTAGGCGCCATGACATCTACATGCCTGTATCAGATGTTCTGACTGTTGGGGACACTGGGGACTTTCCACGTGAGACCATACTCAAACTGAAGCGATATAGCACTCGTGAGACTTTGTATTTCTCCACACATTTTGGGCAGGTGGTAGACAAACAATGTTTTGAGAAAGTCTTTGGAAGATTAAGTTGA
- the gde1 gene encoding glycerophosphodiester phosphodiesterase 1 isoform X1, translating into MLQLGDDVSLYSVVFVVVLLATRSPVWSGVLAGCLYLFLAMFRFPQLPASRARQVLHPVGSGKVSVVAHRGGGHDAPENTIAAIRLASKNGASGVELDLEFSADGVPILMHDESVDRTTNGSGLLSQIRYADLSKLDAAAKHRLRDKFAGEKIPRLEQAVEECIKLQLTIYFDVKGHPDEAAAALSALYKKHPVLYNTSIVCSFEPKVIYKMRHTNAQVLTALTHRPWSLSRFGDGSPRYQSLWKQNWLTLMDIVLDWAHHHLLWKLCGISAFLVQKNFVSHLSCHPPPQGLCAVLEPEGGGGDCLDRKQWRGETTLPGASESRLHHRQPCGGL; encoded by the exons ATGCTGCAGCTAGGCGATGATGTCTCCCTTTACTCAGTCGTGTTCGTGGTGGTTCTGCTGGCCACTCGGAGCCCGGTGTGGTCCGGCGTCCTCGCCGGCTGTCTCTACTTGTTCCTGGCCATGTTCCGCTTCCCGCAGCTGCCGGCCAGCCGAGCCCGACAAGTGCTTCACCCGGTCGGATCCGGGAAGGTGTCCGTGGTTGCCCATCGGGGAGGCGGACACGACGCACCGGAAAACACAATAGCGGCCATCCGGCTG GCCAGCAAGAACGGGGCGTCCGGAGTGGAACTAGACCTGGAGTTCTCTGCAGACGGAGTCCCAATCCTGATGCACGATGAGAGCGTGGATCGAACCACAAATGGATCAGGCCTCCTCAGTCAAATCAGATATGCTGACCTGAGTAAACTTGATGCAGCCGCTAAACATCGACTCAG GGACAAGTTTGCTGGTGAAAAAATCCCAAGACTGGAACAGGCAGTGGAGGAATGCATCAAACTGCAGCTCACCATATACTTTGATGTGAAAGGACATCCAGACGAG GCAGCTGCAGCACTTTCAGCTTTGTACAAGAAGCATCCAGTCCTTTACAACACCAGCATTGTCTGCTCCTTTGAGCCCAAGGTCATCTACAAG ATGCGTCATACGAACGCACAGGTGCTGACTGCGCTGACCCACAGGCCCTGGAGCCTGAGCCGTTTTGGCGACGGCTCCCCACGTTACCAGTCACTGTGGAAACAAAATTGGCTGACATTAATGGATATCGTGTTGGACTGGGCCCACCATCACTTGCTGTGGAAGCTCTGCGGCATTTCTGCCTTCCTGGTGCAAAAGAACTTTGTCTCGca TTTGTCgtgtcatccccccccccagggaCTATGTGCAGTACTGGAGCCAGAGGGGGGTGGAGGTGATTGCCTGGACCGTAAACAATGGCGTGGAGAAACAACACTACCAGGAGCTTCTGAAAGTCGGCTACATCACAGACAGCCTTGTGGAGGACTGTGA
- the tmem186 gene encoding transmembrane protein 186 isoform X1: MASLCQFRSTGWRKSSQSLRSKRRRPQSLFCVTSGSRPTSACTWNHFSTTICSALLGRLRSHLQSCMRGPCPLTAPLSFGVRPSPSKLFSLHHGCRVHLTPQITASISYSDLSTQKYDLIYKLPHIKLFRAVSRLKLLQTGITVIILPPVYILYLMGDAPLFLVNYSTGVALFAGVMLYTASHFFRRVVGMMYLDSSHSTLKVSHLTFWGRRHDIYMPVSDVLTVGDTGDFPRETILKLKRYSTRETLYFSTHFGQVVDKQCFEKVFGRLS, translated from the exons ATGGCGTCCCTTTGCCAGTTCCGCTCGACTGGCTGGAGAAAAAGCAGCCAAAGTCTTCGATCGAAGCGCCGACGACCGCAGTCTCTGTTTTGCGTCACGTCCGGAAGTCGTCCCACGTCGGCTTGTACGTGGAATCACTTCAGCACTACA ATCTGTTCAGCATTACTGGGCAGGTTAAGGTCTCACCTGCAGTCATGCATGAGAGGACCATGTCCGCTCACAGCTCCGTTATCTTTTGGGGTGAGGCCTTCTCCATCCAAGCTCTTCAGCCTCCATCATGGCTGTCGTGTACACCTTACTCCCCAAATCACAGCCTCCATCAGTTACTCTGACCTGTCCACACAGAAATACGACTTGATTTATAAACTCCCCCACATTAAGCTCTTCAGAGCTGTGTCCAGgctaaaattactccaaactGGGATAACTGTGATTATCCTGCCGCCTGTGTACATTCTGTACCTAATGGGAGATGCCCCCCTCTTTCTCGTCAACTATTCGACAGGAGTAGCTCTGTTTGCTGGAGTCATGTTGTACACGGCCAGCCACTTTTTCAGGAGAGTTGTGGGAATGATGTACCTGGATTCGTCCCACAGTACACTCAAAGTGTCTCACCTGACTTTCTGGGGTAGGCGCCATGACATCTACATGCCTGTATCAGATGTTCTGACTGTTGGGGACACTGGGGACTTTCCACGTGAGACCATACTCAAACTGAAGCGATATAGCACTCGTGAGACTTTGTATTTCTCCACACATTTTGGGCAGGTGGTAGACAAACAATGTTTTGAGAAAGTCTTTGGAAGATTAAGTTGA